Part of the Halobaculum halobium genome, AGGTGTTCACGTCGCGAGACACCTGCGTCGAGTAGCTTCGACCCAGTGTCGACGAGGCCGCTTCGGCGTCGACTCGCAGGTCGGTGTGTTCGTCGTTGCGAACGTGGCTCACCCACCACGCGGGGATCTTCGAGTTGTCTAACTCGGTGGTGAACGGGACCGACGTGTTGCCAGTGGCGACCGAGACGCCCTCCTTGGTCCCGTTCGCCATCGAGATGTCGTTCATCGAGACGCCGTAGTCGATCGTCACGCCGCCGAGCGTGACGCCGAGCGGGTTCGGATTGGTCACCGTCAGGTCGCTTTCGATCACGGTGGTCTCGTTGGTCACCTCGCCGAACCGGTTCTCGACCCCGCCGACCGACGGGGCGCCGATGACCCCGAGCGCGAACGCCCCGCCGACGGATCCGCCGAGGACGAGCAGCGCGACGAGCACGGTTCTGACGGTCGAGAGACCGCGATCTGTTCCCCCAGGTGTCGGATCGCGTTCCGACGATGAGCGCATTACCGACGTCGTATCGGTCCCCCGAACATATACGATCCGACCGAGCACGACGCGAGAGAACGCGTCGACTGCCGGCCGGATGCGACCGGGGGCGCCCGGGCGACGTGTCCGGCATCCGCAAGCGTTAGGTGCGCTCCGTCGGAGCGACGGGTATGGAAACCGAGACTCTCGAAAGCGACAAGGCGATCGGCGTCTCGCTGGTGTTCGGCGCGCTCGCCGTCGTCGGCGCGGGATTCATGTTCGCCGGCGCCTCGCAGATCGTGATGGCCTGGGGGTTCGCGCTAGCGATGACGGCGGCGATCCTGGCTGTCGTCGCGGTCCAGGCGTTCGACGTCTGACGCGCGCGACCACGTCCCCGGTCGACCGCCGAAAGCAGTGTGAGGGAAGCGTTAAGGACGCGCACACCCAACGCTACGATAGTACAAATGACGGAGTACACCGACGAGGAGAAGCGCATCCTCGCGTACCTGCGCGACAGCGTCTCCCGGGGGGAGGAGTACTTCCGGGCGAAGAACATCGCGGAGGCCATCGGCCTCTCCGCCAAGCAGGTCGGTACCCGACTTCCGACGCTCGCCGAGAAGGCCGAGGAGGTCGACATCGAAAAGTGGGGTCGCGCCCGCTCGACCACCTGGCGCGTCGAACTCTCGTAGGCGTCCGCGCTCGGAACGCGCTCCGCTCCGAAAGCCCTCACACGGCCCAGAATACCCCGCGAGCCACTGCCTCTCACGTCCTCGCCCGCACAGCCGCGCCGTCGCGAGTCCGGGCGACGCGCGACGGGCCGAGACGATCGGCTTCGGAACCGCGGCCGCCGGCCGAACCCTCCCGTTTTTTCGCCCCGCGCCCGTACGTCGGTTCGATGACCGTGCGTGTACGCCGGGAGTTCGTCTTCGACGCCGACCCGGAGGACGTCTGGGCGTTCATTTCCGACCCGGCCAAACGTGCCGGGGCCATAAGCGTCGTCGACGAGTACGAGGTGGCGGATGACGGGACCGCGACGTGGCACGTCCGCCTGCCGATCCCGGTGATCCGATCGAGCATCGCCGTCGACACTGAGGAGGTGCGAAAGGAGCCGCCGACGTACGTCAAGTTCGTCGGGAAGTCGCGGGCGTTCCGCGTGACCGGCGAACACACCGTCTCGGAGACCGACGACGGACGCGCTCGCCTCGTCAACGAGTTCGTCGTCGACGGTCGGCTCCCGGGCGTCGAGTCGTTCTTCGAGCGGAAGTTCAGCGACGAGTTGGACAACC contains:
- a CDS encoding DUF7525 family protein, coding for METETLESDKAIGVSLVFGALAVVGAGFMFAGASQIVMAWGFALAMTAAILAVVAVQAFDV
- a CDS encoding DUF7123 family protein; this encodes MTEYTDEEKRILAYLRDSVSRGEEYFRAKNIAEAIGLSAKQVGTRLPTLAEKAEEVDIEKWGRARSTTWRVELS
- a CDS encoding SRPBCC family protein, whose protein sequence is MTVRVRREFVFDADPEDVWAFISDPAKRAGAISVVDEYEVADDGTATWHVRLPIPVIRSSIAVDTEEVRKEPPTYVKFVGKSRAFRVTGEHTVSETDDGRARLVNEFVVDGRLPGVESFFERKFSDELDNLERALERELGLA